In a single window of the Cygnus olor isolate bCygOlo1 chromosome 5, bCygOlo1.pri.v2, whole genome shotgun sequence genome:
- the CIPC gene encoding CLOCK-interacting pacemaker: protein MAMKSLNHHFSMAATESDKDSGYSDGSSECLSAMEQTDSEDVLNALCWNAEDGPWPCPVTTSNSFPALSPMVVMKNVLVKQGSSSQLQSWTVQPSFEVIPAQPQLVFLHPSIPPPINPHPAGKKRNDSTNYLPILNSYPKIAPQPCKRDHSFDLEDRQETSCHKRLCTEAPKMETSPVSRSTGLPTSPFAHLPVSFKTPQDSNQQNPSTLVTSGKVSALSGFHRLSADAQKLPGLAPLLPFGTLQAAKCAPHENESAAQTPMQSAVWSPPLIPEETCATPELLLQQQSKCRRFQNTLVVLRRSGLLEITLKTKELIHQNQVTQAELDRLKHQTQLFIEAIKNNAPQSWAELEASLTGSEKANSNLEDSAYPNM from the exons ATGGCAATGAAGAGCTTGAACCATCACTTCAGCATGGCGGCAACTGAATCTGACAAGGACTCTGGATACTCAG ATGGAAGTTCGGAGTGCCTGAGTGCTATGGAGCAGACTGACTCGGAGGACGTGCTGAACGCGTTGTGTTGGAACGCAGAGGATGGGCCTTGGCCATGCCCGGTGACCACAAGCAactcctttcctgcactttctcCTATGGTCGTGATGAAAAACGTTCTTGTTAAGCAG GGCAGTTCTTCCCAGCTCCAGTCTTGGACGGTCCAGCCATCCTTTGAAGTGATTCCAGCTCAGCCACAGCTAGTGTTTCTTCACCCATCAATCCCACCTCCCATTAACCCTCACCCGgctgggaaaaagagaaatgactcCACTAACTACCTGCCCATCCTGAACTCTTATCCCAAAATAGCACCACAGCCTTGCAAGAGAGATCACTCCTTTGATCTAGAGGATCGTCAGGAAACCAGTTGCCATAAACGACTCTGCACAGAAGCACCCAAGATGGAGACTTCCCCTGTATCAAGGAGCACAGGTTTGCCTACCAGTCCTTTTGCCCACCTACCAGTTAGCTTTAAGACCCCTCAGGATTCTAATCAGCAGAATCCTTCAACTTTGGTGACAAGTGGGAAAGTGTCAGCCCTTTCTGGTTTCCATCGTCTTTCTGCTGATGCTCAGAAACTCCCAGGTCTGGCTCCCCTTTTGCCTTTTGGAactctgcaggcagcaaagTGTGCCCCTCATGAGAATGAGAGTGCAGCACAGACGCCAATGCAATCTGCAGTGTGGAGTCCCCCGTTGATACCAGAAGAGACTTGCGCTACCCCTGAGCTGCTGTTGCAACAGCAAAGCAAGTGCAGACGTTTTCAGAACACGCTCGTCGTGCTGCGCAGGTCAGGATTGCTGGAGATCACTTTAAAAACCAAGGAGCTCATTCATCAGAACCAGGTGACTCAGGCTGAGCTGGACAGGCTGAAGCACCAAACGCAGCTTTTCATAGAGGCAATAAAGAACAATGCTCCGCAGTCATGGGCAGAGCTAGAAGCATCTCTAACAGGATCAGAGAAAGCTAATAGCAACCTCGAAGACTCCGCTTATCCAAACATGTAG